One genomic region from Flagellimonas oceani encodes:
- a CDS encoding alpha/beta fold hydrolase: protein MKKTIPIMLALSLGIMACERSAETAINNNNTSKSDTNMTTTKFKTIEIDGINIAYREAGNPDNPTVVLLHGYPASSHQYRKVLTQLSDTYHLVAPDYPGYGNSDFPTPDSYDYTFDNMAKTMDAFLEKKGLDSYAIMMQDYGAPIGFRIAVAHPERVTAIINQNGNAYEEGLGEGWKLIREFWADRNEETEKALLPAFTLEGLKWQYTHGTRNPETVNPDTWHLDYLRMSRPNAHKVNLDLWYDYQNNVKQYPKWQQYLREHQPPMLIVWGKNDAYFPESGAAAFKKDLKEIDYNIYDTGHFALEEEGEAIINKMRTFLGAKVK from the coding sequence ATGAAAAAAACAATCCCGATTATGCTTGCCTTATCTCTTGGCATTATGGCCTGTGAACGTTCAGCGGAAACAGCAATCAATAATAATAATACATCTAAAAGCGACACAAATATGACAACAACAAAATTCAAGACAATAGAAATAGACGGCATCAATATTGCTTATCGTGAAGCCGGGAATCCCGATAATCCGACAGTTGTTTTGTTGCATGGTTATCCAGCATCATCACATCAGTATAGAAAAGTGCTTACTCAATTATCGGATACCTATCATTTGGTAGCCCCTGACTATCCTGGCTATGGGAACAGTGATTTCCCTACCCCTGACAGTTATGATTATACCTTTGACAATATGGCCAAAACCATGGATGCGTTTTTAGAGAAGAAAGGATTGGACTCCTACGCCATCATGATGCAGGATTATGGTGCCCCTATCGGGTTTCGTATTGCCGTCGCACATCCGGAAAGAGTCACGGCCATCATCAATCAAAATGGCAATGCCTATGAGGAAGGACTTGGTGAAGGATGGAAACTTATTCGGGAATTCTGGGCCGATAGGAACGAAGAAACTGAAAAAGCCTTGTTACCTGCGTTTACGTTGGAAGGTCTAAAATGGCAATATACCCATGGAACCAGAAATCCCGAGACCGTAAACCCAGATACCTGGCACTTGGATTACCTCAGAATGTCACGGCCCAATGCCCACAAGGTGAACCTTGATCTATGGTACGACTACCAAAACAATGTAAAGCAATATCCTAAATGGCAACAATACCTCAGGGAACACCAACCACCCATGTTGATCGTATGGGGTAAAAATGACGCCTACTTTCCAGAAAGCGGGGCAGCTGCTTTCAAGAAAGACCTCAAGGAAATAGATTATAACATCTACGATACCGGACATTTTGCCCTAGAAGAAGAAGGAGAGGCCATTATCAACAAAATGAGGACGTTCTTGGGTGCGAAGGTGAAATAG
- a CDS encoding TetR/AcrR family transcriptional regulator, producing the protein MRPQKIQDEELLSALSNVFRTKGYEGASLKELSEATGLQKASLYHRFPNGKKEMAEAVLADMDLWVTKHIFKTLEQEGIPPSVKLKQSLDQISKLYNGGKDNCIFRALSMQEGFDHFHDVITKGFKGWLKSFTALGLSVGQTNQMAEKNAIQTLIDIQGSLMLCKGMQDTNIFINTLKQIEERYN; encoded by the coding sequence ATGAGACCGCAAAAGATACAAGACGAAGAACTACTATCTGCCTTGTCGAACGTATTCCGGACCAAAGGCTATGAGGGTGCCAGTTTAAAGGAACTGTCAGAAGCCACCGGCTTACAGAAAGCAAGTCTGTATCATCGGTTCCCCAATGGAAAAAAGGAAATGGCCGAGGCTGTCCTTGCCGATATGGATTTGTGGGTGACAAAACACATTTTTAAAACTCTTGAACAGGAAGGTATCCCGCCCAGCGTCAAATTAAAACAAAGTCTTGATCAAATTTCAAAACTTTATAATGGCGGTAAGGATAATTGTATTTTCAGGGCGCTATCCATGCAAGAAGGATTCGATCATTTCCATGATGTAATTACCAAAGGCTTCAAGGGATGGTTAAAGTCCTTTACCGCTCTTGGCCTATCGGTGGGACAGACAAATCAAATGGCCGAAAAAAATGCCATACAAACTTTGATAGACATCCAGGGAAGTCTAATGCTCTGTAAAGGGATGCAGGATACAAACATATTTATAAACACCCTTAAGCAAATAGAAGAAAGGTATAATTAA
- a CDS encoding DUF7009 family protein, with protein MKIRIKGNSIRFRLTKTEVETFCKTGSYQETTDFGNKMLTYALQGKKDIDVLEASFTGNAITLYLNDKERSTWAKSDRVGFDGTMDLPNGNQLFLLLEKDFACLDNTTEDQSDNYPNPLSGSNAC; from the coding sequence ATGAAGATTAGGATCAAAGGAAATTCAATTCGCTTTAGATTGACCAAAACCGAGGTGGAGACCTTTTGTAAAACGGGAAGCTACCAAGAGACCACGGATTTTGGCAACAAGATGCTCACTTACGCGCTCCAAGGCAAAAAAGACATCGATGTGCTTGAGGCCTCTTTTACGGGCAATGCCATTACCTTGTACCTCAATGACAAGGAACGGTCTACTTGGGCCAAATCGGACAGGGTCGGTTTTGATGGCACTATGGATTTGCCCAACGGCAACCAATTATTCCTACTACTGGAAAAAGATTTTGCCTGTCTGGACAATACCACCGAAGATCAATCCGACAATTACCCCAACCCCCTGAGCGGTAGCAATGCGTGCTAA
- a CDS encoding ATP-binding protein has protein sequence MAEVNNTKNQQQNLDVSTFQRFRKWYLLALSAIALTIIVAQILIQQHLNSQLNDSRVINVAGRQRAYSQKLVKEALLLQSGELSKNERQELLLRLDNTLLVWKTSHDGLQNGNDSIGLPKEDNPSILKHFQELSPHHDAMVNAVENMLKHEDSTLHEQELAILLANEGPFLDKMDTIVNEYDAISKERLQRLKFKEYLLLAFSLLILVLEVFFIFRPLSIQIKEIIQKLVKSRLRSEQDAQEIKKIFQEKEKSLQELKELNFVIDNAALFASARSDGTVVFISKKFLSLLESPDIPPNAQLAEILTKDEGQRQYLNEVLTKPRKSIRSEEIEITTNSGNKLWMDLSIIPMHRTSLRQSVLILCSDITERKRNQEKVEQLTRENYEDRVHQKQMQASLIVEGQEEERKRIAKDIHDGIGQMLTALRFNIESINLDQKERSREKIEYLKSLTGDLIKGVRTATFNLTPPELSDHGIFPALQKMTSELSKLTGQHILFENKAEENIRFDSLAETNIYRVTQEAVNNAIKYADASYILVTINHTDSLLSVVIDDDGKGFDPEILDKPPKNSSDGGMGVFFMKERMSYINGRLFIRSRPGEGTRVTINYNLTDNKIAKNEPYED, from the coding sequence ATGGCCGAAGTGAACAATACAAAAAACCAACAACAGAATCTGGATGTCTCTACTTTCCAAAGATTCAGAAAGTGGTACCTGTTGGCCCTTTCGGCTATAGCGCTCACCATCATTGTGGCCCAAATCCTGATACAACAGCACCTCAACTCCCAATTAAATGACTCACGGGTGATCAACGTGGCGGGCCGGCAGCGCGCGTACAGTCAAAAATTGGTCAAAGAAGCCCTATTGTTGCAAAGTGGGGAACTTAGTAAAAATGAGCGGCAAGAGCTTTTGCTAAGATTGGACAACACTCTTTTGGTGTGGAAAACCTCCCACGATGGACTTCAAAATGGCAATGATAGTATAGGTCTGCCCAAGGAGGACAATCCGTCCATCTTAAAACATTTTCAAGAACTTTCCCCGCACCACGATGCCATGGTCAATGCCGTGGAAAACATGCTGAAGCATGAAGATAGTACGTTACACGAGCAAGAGTTGGCCATTTTATTGGCGAACGAAGGTCCGTTTTTAGATAAAATGGACACTATTGTCAATGAGTACGATGCCATCAGCAAGGAACGCCTACAAAGGCTAAAGTTCAAAGAGTATTTGTTGCTTGCTTTTTCTTTGCTGATATTGGTTCTTGAGGTGTTCTTTATTTTCAGGCCATTATCCATTCAAATAAAGGAAATCATACAAAAATTGGTGAAGAGCAGATTACGATCTGAGCAGGACGCCCAAGAAATCAAAAAAATATTCCAAGAGAAGGAAAAATCCCTCCAAGAACTCAAGGAGCTCAACTTTGTAATCGACAATGCCGCTCTTTTTGCCAGCGCACGTAGCGATGGCACGGTGGTTTTTATCAGTAAAAAATTCCTGAGCCTTTTGGAGTCCCCAGATATTCCGCCGAATGCCCAGCTCGCCGAAATATTGACCAAAGATGAGGGCCAACGGCAGTACTTGAACGAGGTATTGACCAAACCAAGAAAAAGTATCCGGTCGGAAGAAATAGAGATCACGACCAACTCAGGAAACAAATTGTGGATGGACCTCTCCATCATTCCCATGCACCGGACAAGTCTACGGCAAAGTGTTCTTATTCTGTGCTCCGATATTACCGAACGTAAGCGAAACCAAGAAAAAGTGGAGCAGCTCACGCGTGAGAATTATGAGGATCGGGTACACCAAAAACAAATGCAGGCCAGTCTTATTGTAGAAGGTCAGGAAGAGGAACGCAAACGCATCGCTAAGGACATTCATGATGGCATAGGCCAAATGTTGACAGCCCTTCGATTCAATATTGAATCCATCAATCTTGACCAAAAGGAACGTAGCAGGGAGAAAATAGAGTATCTTAAATCGCTTACCGGAGATTTGATCAAAGGGGTGCGGACGGCCACCTTTAACCTTACTCCTCCCGAACTCAGTGACCATGGTATTTTTCCCGCATTGCAAAAAATGACATCGGAACTGAGCAAACTTACGGGGCAGCACATTTTGTTCGAGAACAAAGCCGAGGAGAACATCCGGTTTGATTCGCTGGCGGAAACCAATATTTATCGGGTTACCCAAGAAGCAGTGAACAATGCCATCAAATATGCCGATGCGAGCTACATATTGGTCACTATTAACCATACCGATAGCTTATTGAGCGTTGTTATTGATGATGATGGAAAAGGTTTTGACCCCGAAATATTGGACAAACCTCCAAAAAATAGCAGTGATGGCGGCATGGGAGTGTTTTTTATGAAAGAGCGAATGAGCTATATTAATGGTAGATTGTTCATTCGGTCCCGACCTGGCGAAGGAACCCGGGTAACCATCAATTATAATTTAACGGATAACAAAATTGCAAAGAACGAGCCATATGAAGATTAG
- a CDS encoding DUF4202 domain-containing protein yields MGMSKKLLEAFKLFDEANAKDPNTEHFEGAAFPKELLYAKRMTDILNDFEPSASEALQLTARCQHICRWEIPRESYEMNRAGYLKWRQELKKFHAEKASSILHKVGYDEDTIDRVSFLLLKKQLKKDGETQTLEDVICLVFLKYYYEPFLAKHDDDKIISILQKTWKKMSEKGHKAALGLSYSDRGLELVTRAISN; encoded by the coding sequence ATGGGCATGTCCAAAAAACTTTTGGAAGCATTTAAGTTGTTTGATGAAGCCAATGCAAAAGATCCCAATACGGAACATTTTGAAGGGGCAGCATTCCCTAAAGAACTTTTGTATGCAAAGCGGATGACGGACATCTTGAACGATTTTGAACCCAGTGCGTCTGAAGCATTGCAATTAACGGCACGCTGTCAACACATCTGTCGATGGGAAATCCCCAGGGAATCCTACGAGATGAACCGGGCGGGGTACCTTAAATGGAGGCAGGAACTTAAAAAGTTCCATGCAGAGAAGGCCAGTAGCATATTGCACAAAGTAGGCTATGATGAAGATACAATCGATAGGGTATCTTTTTTGTTGCTGAAAAAACAACTAAAAAAAGATGGGGAGACCCAAACCTTGGAAGATGTTATCTGCTTGGTTTTCTTAAAATATTACTACGAGCCCTTTCTAGCAAAACACGATGATGACAAAATAATATCGATCCTGCAAAAAACCTGGAAAAAGATGTCCGAAAAAGGGCATAAAGCTGCCTTGGGCCTTTCTTACTCCGATAGAGGACTGGAACTGGTGACCAGGGCAATCTCCAACTAA
- the nirD gene encoding nitrite reductase small subunit NirD, producing MDTLLQHYNPVSTNQVKTWFKACLEKDIPENGGACIKYQNKQIAIFNYKRKQKWYACQNLCPHKMEMVLSRGMIGDTEGIPKIACPMHKKTFSLETGENLNGDLPSIATFPVKLENGFVYIGFSE from the coding sequence ATGGATACTTTATTACAACATTACAACCCGGTTTCAACAAATCAAGTGAAGACTTGGTTCAAGGCTTGTCTGGAAAAAGATATTCCAGAAAATGGCGGAGCCTGTATCAAATATCAGAACAAGCAAATCGCCATCTTTAACTACAAACGCAAACAAAAATGGTACGCCTGTCAAAACCTTTGCCCGCATAAAATGGAAATGGTTTTGTCCAGGGGAATGATCGGAGATACCGAAGGTATTCCCAAAATCGCCTGCCCAATGCACAAAAAGACCTTTTCACTGGAAACCGGGGAAAATCTCAATGGCGATTTGCCCTCCATAGCCACTTTTCCGGTAAAATTGGAGAATGGCTTTGTGTATATTGGTTTTTCTGAATAG
- the nirB gene encoding nitrite reductase large subunit NirB, with protein sequence MKTVIVVGNGMVGYKFCEKFIATPSNNAYKLIVFGDEPRPAYDRVHLSEYFENQDAKALELAPATWYKKNGIELITGQRVTDIKKEKREIHTDAGDSHSYDYLVLATGSVPFVPPISGVEKEGVFVYRTIEDLEEMMAYASQIKAIKPNGRAAILGGGLLGLEAGKAVLDMGLEPHVVEFAPKLMPRQLDSRSSNVLQLKLESMGIQVHLSKAANQILGDKVIEGMEFGEDDRLDVDMLIISAGIRPRDELGRTCGLEMGTRGGIVVNNKMQTSAEDIFAIGEVALYNQMIYGLVAPGYEMADVAVNQILGNREVVMPDDIDMSTKLKLMGVDVASFGTPYMPADRGLSIIFENKTKHLYKRINVSHDRKTLLGGILVGDASDYNMLHQMYLNGMALPENAEELIVGARGEGGSAFGSAMDLPDTAQICSCESITKGNICSSLLDGKSESLKDVIQCTKATTGCGGCKPMVTELVNETLKSMGKEVKDVICEHFEYTRQELYGIVKVKGISTYNEALDKCGKGHGCEVCKPALASIFATIYNDTANKEDVIQDSNDRFLANIQRNGSYSVVPRIPGGEITPDKLIVLGDVAKEYGLYTKITGGQRIDLFGAELNDLPAIWKKLIDAGFESGHAYGKALRTVKSCVGSTWCRYGMDESVSFAIELEDRYKGIRSPHKLKGGVSGCIRECAEARGKDFGVIAVEGGWNLYVCGNGGATPKHAQLLAEQIDNETVIKYLDRFLMYYIRTAAPLMRTAAWLEKLEGGIEQLKKVVVEDSLNIAQELEMDMQSLVDKYECEWKQAVENEEIGKRFKHFVNTDDRDDNLVFVPMREQKMPEPWTN encoded by the coding sequence ATGAAAACAGTAATTGTAGTAGGAAATGGAATGGTGGGGTATAAGTTTTGCGAAAAATTCATCGCCACACCTTCAAATAATGCATATAAATTGATTGTCTTCGGTGATGAACCCAGACCGGCCTACGACAGGGTGCATCTTAGTGAGTATTTTGAAAACCAAGATGCCAAAGCCTTGGAGCTTGCCCCTGCTACATGGTACAAAAAAAACGGTATTGAACTTATTACAGGGCAACGCGTAACGGACATTAAAAAAGAGAAACGGGAGATCCATACGGATGCCGGTGATTCACATAGCTATGATTACTTGGTACTGGCCACAGGCTCCGTTCCATTTGTACCGCCTATCTCGGGAGTGGAAAAAGAAGGTGTTTTTGTTTATCGTACCATAGAGGATTTGGAAGAGATGATGGCCTATGCCTCACAAATAAAAGCTATTAAGCCCAATGGAAGGGCGGCAATCCTGGGTGGTGGCCTGTTGGGACTGGAAGCTGGAAAAGCGGTGCTGGATATGGGATTGGAACCCCACGTGGTCGAGTTTGCCCCAAAATTGATGCCCAGACAACTGGACAGCAGGAGCAGTAATGTGCTCCAGTTAAAATTGGAATCCATGGGGATTCAAGTCCATTTGAGCAAGGCCGCCAACCAAATTTTGGGCGATAAGGTAATCGAAGGAATGGAGTTTGGGGAAGATGACCGGTTGGACGTGGATATGTTGATCATATCAGCAGGAATACGGCCAAGAGATGAACTTGGAAGGACTTGCGGCCTTGAAATGGGTACACGTGGCGGAATCGTAGTCAATAACAAGATGCAAACATCGGCAGAAGATATTTTCGCCATTGGCGAAGTGGCCCTTTACAATCAAATGATATATGGCCTTGTTGCTCCCGGATATGAAATGGCCGACGTGGCCGTCAACCAAATATTGGGCAACCGAGAAGTTGTAATGCCCGACGATATTGATATGTCCACCAAATTGAAACTCATGGGCGTGGACGTGGCCAGTTTTGGCACTCCCTATATGCCAGCAGATAGAGGGTTGTCCATCATTTTTGAAAATAAGACAAAGCACCTCTACAAGAGAATCAATGTGAGCCACGATAGAAAAACACTTTTAGGGGGCATTCTCGTAGGAGATGCTTCCGACTACAATATGCTGCACCAAATGTACTTGAACGGCATGGCATTGCCCGAAAATGCGGAAGAATTGATCGTAGGTGCACGTGGCGAGGGAGGTTCTGCCTTTGGCAGTGCCATGGACCTACCGGATACCGCCCAAATATGCTCCTGTGAGAGCATCACCAAAGGGAACATCTGCTCATCGCTCTTGGACGGCAAAAGTGAATCTTTGAAAGATGTAATCCAATGCACCAAGGCCACCACGGGCTGCGGTGGATGCAAGCCCATGGTCACGGAGTTGGTCAACGAGACCCTTAAATCCATGGGGAAAGAAGTAAAAGATGTTATTTGCGAGCATTTTGAATATACCCGACAAGAGCTTTACGGCATTGTCAAGGTAAAGGGCATCAGCACTTACAATGAAGCCTTGGACAAATGTGGAAAAGGGCACGGCTGCGAAGTGTGCAAGCCTGCCCTGGCCTCCATTTTTGCCACCATTTATAATGATACTGCCAATAAAGAAGATGTGATACAGGACTCCAACGACCGTTTTTTGGCCAATATCCAAAGAAATGGTTCCTATTCAGTGGTGCCCAGGATTCCCGGAGGGGAAATCACCCCCGACAAATTGATCGTATTGGGCGATGTGGCCAAGGAATATGGTTTGTACACCAAAATTACCGGAGGACAGCGCATCGACCTTTTTGGTGCCGAACTTAACGACCTTCCCGCTATCTGGAAAAAACTCATCGATGCCGGTTTTGAAAGTGGCCATGCCTACGGAAAAGCGTTGCGGACCGTAAAAAGCTGTGTCGGTTCCACTTGGTGCCGTTACGGTATGGACGAAAGTGTAAGCTTTGCCATTGAACTTGAGGATAGATATAAAGGAATACGATCCCCGCACAAACTAAAGGGAGGTGTATCCGGGTGCATACGTGAGTGCGCCGAGGCCCGGGGAAAGGATTTTGGCGTAATTGCGGTAGAAGGCGGATGGAACCTTTATGTATGTGGAAACGGTGGTGCTACGCCGAAACATGCACAATTATTGGCAGAGCAAATTGATAACGAAACCGTCATCAAGTATTTAGATCGTTTTTTAATGTACTACATCCGCACAGCGGCCCCATTGATGCGTACCGCAGCTTGGCTCGAAAAACTCGAGGGCGGTATTGAGCAACTCAAAAAAGTGGTGGTCGAGGACAGCCTGAACATTGCCCAAGAGCTTGAAATGGATATGCAGTCCCTTGTCGACAAATATGAATGTGAATGGAAACAGGCCGTGGAAAACGAAGAGATCGGTAAACGCTTCAAGCATTTTGTGAATACCGATGACAGGGACGACAATTTGGTGTTTGTGCCCATGAGGGAACAGAAAATGCCAGAACCATGGACCAATTAA
- the cobA gene encoding uroporphyrinogen-III C-methyltransferase, translated as MMKQGMKEARVSLVGAGPGSSDLITVRGLRVLQQADVVLYDALTDVALLKEVGGHIPKIYVGKRCGKHSFSQEKINMLIVENALKYGHAVRLKGGDPFVFGRGSEELECIESFGIPVAIVPGISSATAVPASQGIAVTKRGVSNSFWVVTATTREGNLSKDIQLAAQSSATLVILMGIRKLVEIAMEIGRYRESYTPLAIIQNGTLPNEKCVTGTLSDAVRLSLDLDESSPGIIVIGDVVADHPSFFEDAIQRVVGVEL; from the coding sequence ATGATGAAGCAAGGCATGAAGGAAGCAAGAGTAAGCTTGGTAGGAGCTGGTCCAGGCTCCTCCGATTTGATTACCGTAAGGGGTTTGAGGGTTTTACAGCAAGCTGATGTGGTTTTGTACGATGCCTTGACGGATGTCGCCTTGTTGAAAGAGGTTGGTGGGCATATTCCAAAAATATACGTAGGAAAGCGATGTGGAAAACATAGCTTTTCCCAAGAAAAAATCAATATGCTCATTGTAGAAAATGCATTGAAGTATGGTCATGCTGTTCGATTAAAGGGTGGGGATCCTTTTGTTTTTGGTAGGGGGTCGGAGGAACTTGAGTGTATTGAATCATTCGGGATTCCGGTAGCTATAGTGCCAGGTATTTCCAGTGCAACTGCAGTTCCTGCAAGTCAAGGGATAGCTGTGACCAAACGAGGGGTGAGCAATAGCTTTTGGGTGGTTACCGCAACCACAAGGGAAGGCAATCTCTCCAAGGATATTCAATTGGCCGCACAATCTTCGGCAACACTGGTGATATTGATGGGTATTCGAAAACTGGTCGAAATTGCCATGGAAATTGGCCGTTACAGGGAAAGTTATACGCCACTTGCAATTATTCAAAATGGAACGCTGCCCAATGAAAAATGTGTAACGGGAACCTTGAGCGACGCAGTGCGTTTATCGCTTGATTTGGATGAGTCCAGTCCCGGAATCATTGTCATAGGCGATGTGGTAGCCGACCATCCATCATTTTTTGAAGATGCAATTCAAAGGGTTGTGGGCGTGGAACTCTAA
- a CDS encoding MFS transporter — protein sequence MKATRLNLLNLKSIPIRTFWISAIAFFICFFAWFGIVPFMPDVVRDLGLTPAQKWNSIILAVTGTVFARLLIGKLCDKFGPRLCYTWLLIIGSIPVILIGLVQTPFQFLLCRFFIGFIGASFVITQFHTSIMFAPNIVGTANATSAGWGNLGGGANRLGMPLIAAAVVSFGVADEVAWRYSMVIAGVVCFAMGLAYFFFTQDTPEGNFAELRRTGNMPVLKKDKVSFASTLKDYRVWILFLVYAACFGMELTVYGTMDDYLQNTFGLERITAGNIVLSFALMNIFARTLGGFFGDRFGKLKGLRGRVLFLTFILMAEGVMLSVFSLTTSLAVGIVFLVAFSLTVQMAEGATFSVVPFINKKAIGSISGIVGAGGNVGAFLAALFLKSKSAVAESAAIKANASLGEEAVRAAQSAAASGAVSSGYFIIGIFVVIAAISAFAIRFSTADEEAVLQEMEGKMAMSTVEN from the coding sequence ATGAAAGCCACACGATTAAATCTTCTGAACCTTAAAAGTATTCCAATAAGGACATTTTGGATATCAGCCATTGCTTTCTTCATTTGTTTTTTTGCATGGTTCGGGATTGTTCCGTTTATGCCCGATGTTGTGAGGGATTTGGGGCTTACGCCAGCACAGAAATGGAACTCTATTATTTTAGCGGTTACCGGGACAGTTTTTGCACGATTGCTCATAGGTAAGTTATGTGATAAATTCGGGCCGCGACTCTGTTATACCTGGTTGTTGATTATCGGGTCCATCCCGGTAATTTTAATTGGTCTGGTTCAAACACCTTTCCAGTTTTTGCTCTGTCGCTTTTTTATAGGGTTCATAGGCGCATCCTTTGTTATTACCCAGTTCCATACCTCTATAATGTTCGCCCCAAACATAGTGGGTACCGCTAATGCGACTTCAGCCGGGTGGGGGAACCTTGGAGGTGGTGCAAATAGATTGGGAATGCCATTGATCGCGGCCGCGGTGGTGAGTTTCGGGGTGGCCGATGAGGTTGCTTGGCGCTATTCCATGGTCATTGCCGGTGTCGTTTGCTTTGCGATGGGACTTGCCTATTTCTTCTTTACCCAAGATACACCAGAAGGAAATTTTGCCGAATTGCGGAGAACGGGCAACATGCCCGTTTTAAAAAAGGATAAGGTTTCTTTCGCAAGTACCTTAAAGGATTATCGCGTTTGGATATTGTTTTTGGTGTATGCTGCATGTTTTGGAATGGAGCTTACTGTTTATGGTACTATGGACGATTACTTGCAAAATACCTTTGGTTTGGAGAGGATCACGGCCGGAAACATTGTTTTGTCCTTCGCCCTGATGAACATTTTTGCCCGAACCTTGGGGGGCTTCTTCGGGGATCGCTTTGGAAAATTAAAAGGCCTTCGCGGCCGTGTATTGTTCCTCACTTTTATTTTGATGGCCGAAGGTGTCATGCTTTCCGTGTTCTCGCTCACCACTAGTCTTGCGGTGGGAATCGTCTTTTTGGTAGCCTTTAGCCTTACGGTACAAATGGCCGAGGGTGCCACATTTTCCGTAGTTCCCTTTATCAATAAAAAAGCTATTGGTTCCATTTCCGGAATCGTGGGCGCAGGGGGGAATGTTGGGGCATTTTTAGCGGCCCTGTTCCTTAAATCCAAATCGGCCGTAGCAGAGAGCGCCGCAATAAAGGCCAATGCATCCTTGGGAGAAGAAGCTGTTAGAGCGGCACAATCGGCGGCTGCCTCCGGCGCCGTATCGAGCGGTTATTTCATCATTGGAATTTTTGTGGTAATAGCAGCTATCAGTGCATTTGCCATTCGTTTCTCGACTGCCGATGAAGAGGCCGTGCTTCAGGAAATGGAAGGCAAAATGGCAATGTCCACCGTAGAGAACTGA
- a CDS encoding alginate export family protein, whose product MKFISKKGLLVCLFLFGAHLSFAQFVLDGQFRPRTEYRNGFGGLISEASEPGFATATRIRLNAKYQIDKYTFYTSLQDVMVWGENRQLRPDDENNSFAIFEAWAQIDLGSGWYTKLGRQVLSYDDERILGEVDWTQQARNHDAALMRYAKEDFELDLALAYNQDFDDPSGFQSEGNTYGTTGFFSYKTMQMLYLKQKWENFTTSLLVLNNGFQNFDENDGANGVSNLQTIGTYLTYKKKNFGLAANAFLQIGERQGEIDVKGAYLLGLDASYKASGTIGLGAGFEIISGNDDRTPGETGAFFPLYGTNHKFNGFMDYFYVGNHANSVGLLDVHLSANIALGEKSGLMAKVLNFQAEQGLPSGEKSLGTEVDLVFTQKFNGYALKVGYSQLFPADGMYELKGLAEAEAAHMQNWAWAMLIIKPKLFSTDKKD is encoded by the coding sequence ATGAAGTTTATCAGTAAAAAAGGACTCTTGGTGTGCCTATTCCTTTTTGGAGCGCATCTTTCCTTTGCCCAATTTGTTTTGGACGGGCAGTTTCGACCAAGGACAGAATATAGAAATGGCTTTGGAGGTTTGATTTCCGAAGCGTCCGAACCTGGTTTTGCCACCGCTACGCGGATTCGTCTGAACGCTAAATACCAAATCGATAAGTACACCTTTTATACAAGCTTGCAAGATGTTATGGTCTGGGGGGAAAACCGACAGTTGAGACCCGATGATGAGAACAATTCCTTTGCCATTTTTGAGGCATGGGCCCAAATTGATTTGGGTTCCGGTTGGTATACAAAATTGGGAAGACAGGTGCTTTCTTACGATGACGAACGCATTTTGGGCGAAGTGGATTGGACACAACAGGCCCGAAACCATGATGCTGCCTTGATGCGATATGCAAAAGAAGATTTTGAGCTTGATCTCGCCCTTGCCTACAATCAAGATTTTGATGACCCAAGCGGATTTCAATCCGAGGGAAATACCTACGGCACCACAGGTTTTTTTAGTTACAAGACCATGCAGATGCTTTATCTAAAACAAAAATGGGAAAATTTTACAACAAGTTTGCTGGTGCTCAATAACGGTTTTCAAAATTTTGATGAAAATGATGGGGCAAATGGGGTGAGCAATTTACAGACCATTGGAACCTATTTAACCTATAAAAAGAAAAACTTTGGATTGGCGGCCAATGCATTTCTTCAGATCGGGGAAAGACAGGGCGAGATCGATGTAAAAGGAGCTTATTTGCTGGGTCTGGATGCTAGCTATAAAGCTTCGGGCACTATTGGATTAGGGGCCGGGTTCGAAATAATTAGTGGAAATGATGATCGAACACCAGGTGAGACAGGTGCATTTTTTCCGCTGTACGGTACCAACCATAAGTTTAATGGCTTCATGGATTATTTCTATGTGGGCAATCATGCCAATTCCGTTGGATTGTTGGATGTCCATCTAAGTGCCAATATAGCTTTGGGTGAAAAATCGGGTCTTATGGCCAAAGTCTTAAACTTTCAGGCCGAACAAGGTTTGCCCAGTGGTGAAAAATCTTTGGGCACCGAAGTCGATTTGGTATTCACACAAAAATTCAATGGGTATGCCCTTAAAGTCGGATATTCCCAATTATTCCCTGCCGATGGCATGTATGAACTTAAGGGTTTGGCCGAGGCCGAGGCTGCCCATATGCAAAATTGGGCTTGGGCCATGTTGATCATTAAGCCCAAGTTGTTCTCAACGGACAAGAAAGATTGA